One Nocardia iowensis DNA window includes the following coding sequences:
- a CDS encoding LysR family transcriptional regulator, translating into MFDPELLRTFLTVERAGGFTAAGKILGLRQSTVSGHIARLEKAAGRSLLRRDTRNLALTADGVAMVGFARAILAANGRAEQFFSDSTLTGLLRFGASDDLVASDLPEVLLEFRRNHPGIDLELTVGLSETLKTRMAAGELDMVFGKRLPGESHGELIWRDRLVWAGPPGGTIPGDPVPLVTYPPPSLTRRIALQALERDGRVWRITCVSDSLLGLRAAALAGLGYIVHSETLLPDGLVKIDDPTLPALGDLEFVLLHRRTRLSGPEQALRDAITANAHRLHGS; encoded by the coding sequence ATGTTCGACCCGGAGCTGCTGCGCACCTTTCTCACCGTCGAACGGGCTGGCGGATTCACCGCCGCGGGCAAGATCCTCGGCCTGCGCCAATCCACCGTCAGCGGCCACATCGCCCGACTCGAGAAGGCGGCGGGCCGCAGCCTGCTGCGCCGCGATACCCGCAACCTCGCCCTCACCGCCGACGGCGTCGCCATGGTCGGCTTCGCCCGCGCCATCCTCGCCGCGAACGGCCGGGCCGAGCAGTTCTTCTCCGACTCGACCCTGACCGGCCTGCTCCGATTCGGCGCCTCCGACGACCTGGTGGCCAGCGACCTGCCCGAGGTACTGCTGGAATTCCGGCGCAACCATCCTGGCATCGACCTCGAGCTGACCGTCGGCCTGAGCGAGACCCTGAAGACCCGCATGGCCGCCGGTGAACTGGACATGGTCTTCGGCAAGCGGCTCCCCGGCGAAAGCCACGGTGAGTTGATCTGGCGCGACCGGCTGGTGTGGGCGGGACCGCCCGGCGGCACCATCCCGGGCGACCCGGTCCCGCTGGTGACCTACCCGCCACCGAGCCTCACCCGCCGCATCGCGCTGCAAGCATTGGAGCGCGACGGCCGCGTCTGGCGCATCACCTGTGTCAGCGACAGCCTGCTCGGGCTGCGCGCCGCCGCGCTCGCCGGACTCGGCTACATCGTGCATTCCGAGACGCTGCTCCCCGATGGTCTGGTCAAGATCGACGATCCCACCCTGCCCGCCCTCGGCGACCTCGAATTCGTCCTCCTGCACCGCCG